One window of Camelina sativa cultivar DH55 chromosome 4, Cs, whole genome shotgun sequence genomic DNA carries:
- the LOC104780308 gene encoding probable disease resistance protein RPP1 isoform X1, whose product MDCSFFLALVTAVIGFIFMLFRKFRFEQDSNASNSSSLSLPSPPTFLSQNSKHHVFPSFHGPDVRRTFLSHILVVFRGKGIDPFIDNNIERSKSIGPELKDAIRGSKIAIVLLSRNYASSSWCLDELAEIMKCRVVLGQIVMTIFYEVDPTDIKKQIGDFGKAFRKSCKGKTKELTERWRKALEDVAQIAGYHSRNWDNDAAMIEKIANDVSNMLNNSTPSRDFDGLVGMGAHMEELEQLLSLDLAEVRMIGIWGPPGIGKTTIARIMFDQVSSRFQLSAIMIDIRGSYPRLGLNEYSAQLQLQHDMLSKMINQKEITISHLGVAKERLKDKKVLLVLDDVDHLEQLDALAKETRWFGPGSRIIITTEDLSVLKAHKINHIYKVKFPSSDEAFQIFCMHAFGQKHPDEGFYKLARKVAYLAGELPLGLKMLGSALRGKPKQEWRMILPRLKTSLNGEIESIINFSYDALCDEYKDLFLYIACFFNTVHTHKLEEVLPTKFLHVTQAGLHVLAEKSLIYIDQFGFISMHTLIKQFGIETSRKQFVHNRLHKCQLLVDGRDICDVLGNDTTDNRRFIGIKFKLSKTEEELKISEKALERMSDLEIVRFNGRKDLAQTERLYSLLYHSQKIRFLDWSEFQNICLPSTFNPEFLVELCMIFSKLQKLWEGTKQLINLRWMNLSYSKDLEELPDLSTATNLEELRLQGCSSIVELPSSIGNATNLQELNLCGCSSLVKIPSSIENMTNLRELHLSNCPNLVELPSSINATNFKQLLLQNCSRVVELPAIENATNLQILDLNNCSSLRELPPSIGSATNLQRLDISGCSSLVKLPSSIGDITNLKDFNLSNCSSLVGLPYSIGNLQRLSTLIMRGCSKLEALPTMINLESLYYLDLTDCSQLKSFPEISANIKELKLTGTAIKEVPMSIMSWSRLSDFSMSYSESLKEFPHALDIITELLFLNEEDIQQVPPWLKGMSRLRVLGLHNCKNLVSLPQLSDSLIYIDADNCQSLERLDCYFNNPKIRLKFSNCFKLNQEARDLIIHATTFYSYAMLPGTQVPDCFNHRTTAGGLLTIKLNESLLPASLKFKACVMLVNEETGYDPNSMYVYTKIMDKHNDLKVLRVGDRLIDLLLTDHIYTFEVEAEETVISTELVFEFKTGSSKWKIGECGVYQISVNEA is encoded by the exons ATGGATTGTTCTTTTTTCCTTGCCTTAGTCACAGCTGTTATAGGCTTCATTTTCATGCTTTTTAGAAAATTCAGATTCGAACAAGATAGCAACGCAAGtaattcttcttccttatctCTTCCATCTCCTCCAACTTTTTTGTCCCAAAACTCGAAACACCATGTCTTCCCAAGCTTCCACGGACCAGATGTCCGAAGAACCTTTCTTAGTCACATCCTTGTAGTGTTCAGGGGAAAGGGTATTGACCCATTCATTGATAATAATATAGAGAGGAGTAAGTCGATTGGTCCTGAGCTCAAAGATGCTATTAGAGGATCAAAGATCGCGATCGTCTTGCTCTCCAGGAACTATGCTTCTTCATCATGGTGTCTTGATGAATTAGCAGAGATCATGAAGTGCAGGGTAGTTTTGGGTCAGATAGTCATGACCATTTTCTATGAAGTGGATCCAACTgacataaagaaacaaattggAGATTTTGGAAAAGCCTTCAGAAAAAGTTGTAAAGGTAAAACAAAAGAGCTTACTGAGAGATGGAGAAAAGCTTTGGAAGATGTGGCCCAAATCGCTGGATATCATTCTCGCAACTG GGACAATGATGCGGCCATGATCGAAAAAATAGCCAATGATGTTTCAAACATGTTGAATAACTCCACACCATCAAGAGATTTCGATGGTTTAGTAGGGATGGGAGCTCATATGGAAGAGTTGGAACAATTGTTAAGCCTAGATTTGGCTGAAGTAAGGATGATTGGGATTTGGGGGCCTCCTGGGATTGGTAAGACGACCATTGCTAGAATTATGTTCGACCAAGTCTCCAGCAGATTCCAACTTAGTGCGATCATGATTGATATCAGAGGAAGCTATCCAAGACTTGGTTTGAATGAGTATAGTGCACAATTGCAACTTCAACACGATATGTTGTCCAAGATGATCAACCAGAAAGAAATCACGATTTCTCATTTAGGAGTGGCAAAAGAACggttaaaagacaagaaagtgTTACTCGTTCTTGATGATGTGGACCACTTAGAACAACTAGATGCCTTGGCGAAAGAAACTCGATGGTTTGGTCCGGGAAGTCGGATTATTATCACAACAGAAGATTTAAGTGTTTTGAAAGCCCATAAGATCAATCATATTTACAAAGTGAAATTCCCATCAAGTGATGAGGCTTTTCAAATCTTTTGTATGCATGCCTTTGGACAAAAGCACCCGGACGAAGGTTTCTATAAGCTTGCTAGGAAAGTTGCATACCTTGCTGGTGaactccctttgggattgaagaTGCTAGGCTCCGCTCTGCGGGGAAAGCCCAAGCAGGAGTGGAGAATGATACTACCAAGGCTAAAGACCAGCCTTAATGGAGAAATAGAGAGCATTATAAACTTCAGCTATGATGCCTTATGTGATGAATATAAAGATTTATTTCTTTACATAGCCTGCTTTTTCAACACGGTACATACTCATAAACTAGAAGAGGTTCTTCCAACGAAATTCTTGCATGTGACGCAAGCTGGTCTCCATGTATTAGCTGAAAAATCTCTCATATATATTGACCAATTCGGATTTATATCTATGCACACTCTGATTAAGCAATTTGGAATAGAAACTTCTCGTAAGCAATTCGTTCATAATCGGCTTCATAAATGTCAGCTTTTGGTTGATGGAAGAGATATTTGTGACGTGCTCGGCAATGATACAACg GATAATAGACGTTTTATAGGGATTAAGTTTAAGTTATCTAAGACTGAGGAAGAACTGAAAATAAGTGAGAAAGCACTTGAAAGAATGTCTGATCTCGAAATCGTAAGATTCAATGGTAGGAAGGATCTTGCTCAGACTGAGAGACTGTACTCACTTCTGTATCATTCTCAAAAGATTAGATTCTTGGATTGGAGTGAATTCCAGAACATATGTCTGCCATCTACTTTTAATCCGGAGTTTCTCGTCGAACTATGTATGATTTTCAGCAAGCTTCAGAAACTATGGGAAGGAACTAAG CAACTAATAAATCTCAGGTGGATGAATTTGAGTTATTCTAAAGATTTGGAAGAGCTTCCCGATCTTTCAACTGCCACTAATCTCGAAGAATTACGTCTTCAAGGATGCTCAAGTATAGTGGAGCTTCCTTCTTCTATTGGGAATGCAACAAATCTCCAGGAACTAAATCTCTGTGGTTGCTCAAGCTTGGTGAAAATCCCTTCTTCTATTGAGAATATGACCAATCTCCGGGAATTACatctctctaattgcccaaaTCTTGTGGAGCTCCCGTCTTCTATCAATGCCACTAATTTCAAGCAATTGCTTCTACAAAACTGTTCACGTGTTGTGGAGCTCCCCGCTATTGAGAATGCGACTAATCTCCAGATATTGGATCTCAATAACTGCTCAAGTCTACGAGAGCTCCCTCCTTCTATTGGATCTGCCACAAATCTTCAGAGATTGGATATCAGTGGATGTTCAAGTCTCGTGAAACTCCCCTCCTCTATTGGAGATATCACTAATCTCAAAGATTTTAATCTATCTAACTGCTCGAGTTTGGTGGGGCTTCCCTACTCCATTGGAAACCTTCAGCGATTGTCTACGTTGATAATGCGTGGATGCTCAAAGCTAGAGGCTCTTCCAACCATGATCAACTTGGAATCTCTCTATTATCTTGATCTCACAGATTGCTCGCAGTTGAAAAGTTTTCCTGAGATCTCCGCAAACATTAAGGAACTCAAGCTCACAGGAACTGCAATAAAAGAAGTTCCTATGTCGATCATGTCGTGGTCTCGTCTTTCTGACTTTAGTATGTCATACTCCGAAAGCCTCAAGGAATTCCCCCATGCTCTTGACATCATCACAGAGCTGCTTTTTCTTAACGAAGAAGATATACAACAAGTTCCTCCATGGCTCAAGGGAATGTCTCGTTTACGTGTCCTTGGACTCCATAACTGTAAGAATCTGGTATCACTCCCCCAACTTTCAGATTCCCTAATTTATATAGATGCAGACAACTGTCAATCCCTTGAGAGGCTGGATTGTTACTTTAACAATCCGAAGATCCGTCTGAAGTTCTCCAACTGCTTCAAACTGAACCAAGAAGCCAGAGATCTCATCATCCACGCAACGACTTTTTATAGTTATGCGATGTTACCCGGTACACAAGTGCCTGACTGCTTCAATCACCGAACTACTGCTGGAGGTTTATTGACGATCAAGTTGAATGAGTCGCTTCTTCCTGCATCCTTGAAATTTAAGGCTTGTGTTATGCTTGTTAATGAAGAAACGGGTTATGATCCGAATTCGATGTATGTATATACTAAAATCATGGACAAACACAATGATCTCAAGGTTCTGCGTGTAGGAGACCGTTTAATAGATCTACTTTTAACAGACCATATCTACACATTTGAAGTTGAAGCAGAGGAGACGGTGATTTCCACCGAGCTTGTCTTTGAGTTCAAAACAGGCAGTAGCAAGTGGAAGATAGGAGAATGCGGGGTATATCAAATTAGTGTTAATGAAGCTTAG
- the LOC104780308 gene encoding probable disease resistance protein RPP1 isoform X2 has product MDCSFFLALVTAVIGFIFMLFRKFRFEQDSNASNSSSLSLPSPPTFLSQNSKHHVFPSFHGPDVRRTFLSHILVVFRGKGIDPFIDNNIERSKSIGPELKDAIRGSKIAIVLLSRNYASSSWCLDELAEIMKCRVVLGQIVMTIFYEVDPTDIKKQIGDFGKAFRKSCKGKTKELTERWRKALEDVAQIAGYHSRNWDNDAAMIEKIANDVSNMLNNSTPSRDFDGLVGMGAHMEELEQLLSLDLAEVRMIGIWGPPGIGKTTIARIMFDQVSSRFQLSAIMIDIRGSYPRLGLNEYSAQLQLQHDMLSKMINQKEITISHLGVAKERLKDKKVLLVLDDVDHLEQLDALAKETRWFGPGSRIIITTEDLSVLKAHKINHIYKVKFPSSDEAFQIFCMHAFGQKHPDEGFYKLARKVAYLAGELPLGLKMLGSALRGKPKQEWRMILPRLKTSLNGEIESIINFSYDALCDEYKDLFLYIACFFNTVHTHKLEEVLPTKFLHVTQAGLHVLAEKSLIYIDQFGFISMHTLIKQFGIETSRKQFVHNRLHKCQLLVDGRDICDVLGNDTTDNRRFIGIKFKLSKTEEELKISEKALERMSDLEIVRFNGRKDLAQTERLYSLLYHSQKIRFLDWSEFQNICLPSTFNPEFLVELCMIFSKLQKLWEGTKQLINLRWMNLSYSKDLEELPDLSTATNLEELRLQGCSSIVELPSSIGNATNLQELNLCGCSSLVKIPSSIENMTNLRELHLSNCPNLVELPSSINATNFKQLLLQNCSRVVELPAIENATNLQILDLNNCSSLRELPPSIGSATNLQRLDISGCSSLVKLPSSIGDITNLKDFNLSNCSSLVGLPYSIGNLQRLSTLIMRGCSKLEALPTMINLESLYYLDLTDCSQLKSFPEISANIKELKLTGTAIKEVPMSIMSWSRLSDFSMSYSESLKEFPHALDIITELLFLNEEDIQQVPPWLKGMSRLRVLGLHNCKNLVSLPQLSDSLIYIDADNCQSLERLDCYFNNPKIRLKFSNCFKLNQEARDLIIHATTFYSYAMLPGTQVPDCFNHRTTAGGLLTIKLNESLLPASLKFKACVMLVNEETGYDPNSIPYLHI; this is encoded by the exons ATGGATTGTTCTTTTTTCCTTGCCTTAGTCACAGCTGTTATAGGCTTCATTTTCATGCTTTTTAGAAAATTCAGATTCGAACAAGATAGCAACGCAAGtaattcttcttccttatctCTTCCATCTCCTCCAACTTTTTTGTCCCAAAACTCGAAACACCATGTCTTCCCAAGCTTCCACGGACCAGATGTCCGAAGAACCTTTCTTAGTCACATCCTTGTAGTGTTCAGGGGAAAGGGTATTGACCCATTCATTGATAATAATATAGAGAGGAGTAAGTCGATTGGTCCTGAGCTCAAAGATGCTATTAGAGGATCAAAGATCGCGATCGTCTTGCTCTCCAGGAACTATGCTTCTTCATCATGGTGTCTTGATGAATTAGCAGAGATCATGAAGTGCAGGGTAGTTTTGGGTCAGATAGTCATGACCATTTTCTATGAAGTGGATCCAACTgacataaagaaacaaattggAGATTTTGGAAAAGCCTTCAGAAAAAGTTGTAAAGGTAAAACAAAAGAGCTTACTGAGAGATGGAGAAAAGCTTTGGAAGATGTGGCCCAAATCGCTGGATATCATTCTCGCAACTG GGACAATGATGCGGCCATGATCGAAAAAATAGCCAATGATGTTTCAAACATGTTGAATAACTCCACACCATCAAGAGATTTCGATGGTTTAGTAGGGATGGGAGCTCATATGGAAGAGTTGGAACAATTGTTAAGCCTAGATTTGGCTGAAGTAAGGATGATTGGGATTTGGGGGCCTCCTGGGATTGGTAAGACGACCATTGCTAGAATTATGTTCGACCAAGTCTCCAGCAGATTCCAACTTAGTGCGATCATGATTGATATCAGAGGAAGCTATCCAAGACTTGGTTTGAATGAGTATAGTGCACAATTGCAACTTCAACACGATATGTTGTCCAAGATGATCAACCAGAAAGAAATCACGATTTCTCATTTAGGAGTGGCAAAAGAACggttaaaagacaagaaagtgTTACTCGTTCTTGATGATGTGGACCACTTAGAACAACTAGATGCCTTGGCGAAAGAAACTCGATGGTTTGGTCCGGGAAGTCGGATTATTATCACAACAGAAGATTTAAGTGTTTTGAAAGCCCATAAGATCAATCATATTTACAAAGTGAAATTCCCATCAAGTGATGAGGCTTTTCAAATCTTTTGTATGCATGCCTTTGGACAAAAGCACCCGGACGAAGGTTTCTATAAGCTTGCTAGGAAAGTTGCATACCTTGCTGGTGaactccctttgggattgaagaTGCTAGGCTCCGCTCTGCGGGGAAAGCCCAAGCAGGAGTGGAGAATGATACTACCAAGGCTAAAGACCAGCCTTAATGGAGAAATAGAGAGCATTATAAACTTCAGCTATGATGCCTTATGTGATGAATATAAAGATTTATTTCTTTACATAGCCTGCTTTTTCAACACGGTACATACTCATAAACTAGAAGAGGTTCTTCCAACGAAATTCTTGCATGTGACGCAAGCTGGTCTCCATGTATTAGCTGAAAAATCTCTCATATATATTGACCAATTCGGATTTATATCTATGCACACTCTGATTAAGCAATTTGGAATAGAAACTTCTCGTAAGCAATTCGTTCATAATCGGCTTCATAAATGTCAGCTTTTGGTTGATGGAAGAGATATTTGTGACGTGCTCGGCAATGATACAACg GATAATAGACGTTTTATAGGGATTAAGTTTAAGTTATCTAAGACTGAGGAAGAACTGAAAATAAGTGAGAAAGCACTTGAAAGAATGTCTGATCTCGAAATCGTAAGATTCAATGGTAGGAAGGATCTTGCTCAGACTGAGAGACTGTACTCACTTCTGTATCATTCTCAAAAGATTAGATTCTTGGATTGGAGTGAATTCCAGAACATATGTCTGCCATCTACTTTTAATCCGGAGTTTCTCGTCGAACTATGTATGATTTTCAGCAAGCTTCAGAAACTATGGGAAGGAACTAAG CAACTAATAAATCTCAGGTGGATGAATTTGAGTTATTCTAAAGATTTGGAAGAGCTTCCCGATCTTTCAACTGCCACTAATCTCGAAGAATTACGTCTTCAAGGATGCTCAAGTATAGTGGAGCTTCCTTCTTCTATTGGGAATGCAACAAATCTCCAGGAACTAAATCTCTGTGGTTGCTCAAGCTTGGTGAAAATCCCTTCTTCTATTGAGAATATGACCAATCTCCGGGAATTACatctctctaattgcccaaaTCTTGTGGAGCTCCCGTCTTCTATCAATGCCACTAATTTCAAGCAATTGCTTCTACAAAACTGTTCACGTGTTGTGGAGCTCCCCGCTATTGAGAATGCGACTAATCTCCAGATATTGGATCTCAATAACTGCTCAAGTCTACGAGAGCTCCCTCCTTCTATTGGATCTGCCACAAATCTTCAGAGATTGGATATCAGTGGATGTTCAAGTCTCGTGAAACTCCCCTCCTCTATTGGAGATATCACTAATCTCAAAGATTTTAATCTATCTAACTGCTCGAGTTTGGTGGGGCTTCCCTACTCCATTGGAAACCTTCAGCGATTGTCTACGTTGATAATGCGTGGATGCTCAAAGCTAGAGGCTCTTCCAACCATGATCAACTTGGAATCTCTCTATTATCTTGATCTCACAGATTGCTCGCAGTTGAAAAGTTTTCCTGAGATCTCCGCAAACATTAAGGAACTCAAGCTCACAGGAACTGCAATAAAAGAAGTTCCTATGTCGATCATGTCGTGGTCTCGTCTTTCTGACTTTAGTATGTCATACTCCGAAAGCCTCAAGGAATTCCCCCATGCTCTTGACATCATCACAGAGCTGCTTTTTCTTAACGAAGAAGATATACAACAAGTTCCTCCATGGCTCAAGGGAATGTCTCGTTTACGTGTCCTTGGACTCCATAACTGTAAGAATCTGGTATCACTCCCCCAACTTTCAGATTCCCTAATTTATATAGATGCAGACAACTGTCAATCCCTTGAGAGGCTGGATTGTTACTTTAACAATCCGAAGATCCGTCTGAAGTTCTCCAACTGCTTCAAACTGAACCAAGAAGCCAGAGATCTCATCATCCACGCAACGACTTTTTATAGTTATGCGATGTTACCCGGTACACAAGTGCCTGACTGCTTCAATCACCGAACTACTGCTGGAGGTTTATTGACGATCAAGTTGAATGAGTCGCTTCTTCCTGCATCCTTGAAATTTAAGGCTTGTGTTATGCTTGTTAATGAAGAAACGGGTTATGATCCGAATTCGAT ACCATATCTACACATTTGA
- the LOC109132480 gene encoding uncharacterized protein LOC109132480, translating to MYLLFYVDDMCLTGNNDAIIKHLLDSLAKEFMMKDLGPLHYFLGVQAHFHRDGLFLSQEKYGTDLLINAGMKDCAPMPTPLPLQLDKLEDIQFSVNYVCQKMHEPTISDFQLLKRILRYIKGTVRMGINLSSNSASNLTAFSDSDYAGCKDTICSTCGFCTFLGTNIISWSAKRHPTVSKSSTEAEYRTMSEVASEIKWISSLLRDLGVAQPHTPEIFCGNLSAIYLSTNSSLHSRSKHFDTDFHYVRERVALGTLVVTFLHTPSSQMCLPSHCLNNLFLLFVPNLVFAYHPTQVCGGV from the exons ATGTATCTCTtgttttatgttgatgatatgtgTCTCACTGGAAATAACGACGCTATCATCAAACATCTTCTCGATAGTCTCGCCAAAGAGTTcatgatgaaagatttgggtcCTCTACATTATTTCCTTGGAGTGCAGGCTCACTTCCACAGAGATGGGTTGTTCTTGAGTCAAGAGAAGTATGGTACAGACCTTCTCATTAATGCCGGAATGAAGGATTGTGCCCCGATGCCtactcctcttcctctgcaaCTCGACAAGTTAGAAG ACATTCAGTTCTCCGTCAACTATGTCTGTCAGAAGATGCATGAGCCTACAATTTCAGACTTTCAACTCCTGAAGCGGATACTTAGATACATCAAGGGAACTGTTCGAATGGGGATCAATCTGTCCAGCAACTCTGCTTCCAACCTCACCGCCTTTAGTGACAGTGATTACGCAGGCTGCAAAGACACAATATGTTCAACATGCGGATTCTGTACGTTTCTTGGAACCAATATCATCTCCTGGTCTGCTAAGCGCCATCCCACAGTCTCCAAGTCTTCTACTGAAGCCGAATATCGAACAATGTCAGAGGTGGCTTCAGAAATAAAGTGGATATCGTCTCTTCTCCGTGATCTAGGTGTTGCTCAGCCACACACTCCAGAAATCTTCTGTGGTAATCTATCTGCAATCTACTTGTCTACCAATTCATCACTTCATAGCAGGTCCAAACATTTCGATACTGATTTTCACTATGTGAGGGAACGTGTCGCACTTGGCACTTTGGTGGTTACATTCCTGCACACTCCCAGCTCGCAGATGTGTTTACCAAGTCACTGCCTCAACAACCTTTTTTTGCTCTTCGTTCCAAACTTGGTGTTTGCTTACCACCCAACACAAGTTTGCGGGGGTGTATGA
- the LOC104780309 gene encoding uncharacterized protein LOC104780309 isoform X2 encodes MYCPNLTTSPTIPSYLPFCHSTRSIPSHFRSSDKNPNLVSIFRAKPTISHSLTCFASSSMETTQSSETKPFSVLFVCLGNICRSPAAEGVFRDMVKKRGLDSKFNIDSAGTIDYHEGNMADPRMRTAAKRRGIEITSLSRPIKASDFREFDLILAMDEQNKEDILQAYNVWKARGNFPPDADKKVKLMCSYCKKHNDKFVPDPYYGGAQGFEKVLDLLEDACESLLDSISV; translated from the exons ATGTACTGTCCCAACCTCACCACTTCTCCAACAATCCCTTCCTATTTACCATTTTGCCACTCCACTCGCTCTATTCCTTCTCATTTCCGATCATCTGACAAAAACCCGAATCTTGTTTCCATCTTTCGAGCAAAACCCACAATCTCTCATTCCCTCACGTGCTTTGCATCATCTTCAATGGAGACGACGCAGAGCAGCGAAACGAAacctttctctgttctttttgTCTGTCTCGGAAACATCTGTCGGAGCCCAGCAGCTGAAGGTGTCTTTAGAGATATGGTGAAGAAGAGAGGTCTCGATTCCAAATTCAACATTGATTCCGCTGGAACCATTGATTATCACGAG GGGAATATGGCGGATCCGAGAATGAGAACTGCTGCGAAACGTCGTGGGATTGAGATAACGTCATTATCAAGACCGATTAAGGCATCTGATTTCAGGGAATTTGATCTCATTCTTGCAATGGATGAGCAGAACAAAG AGGACATATTGCAGGCTTATAATGTATGGAAAGCCAGAGGGAATTTCCCGCCCGATGCTGATAAAAAG GTTAAGCTAATGTGTTCGTATTGCAAGAAACACAATGACAAGTTTGTTCCTGATCCATACTACGGTGGAGCTCAAGGTTTTGAGAAG GTACTGGACTTGCTTGAAGATGCTTGTGAGTCTTTGCTGGACAGTATCAGCGTGTAA
- the LOC104780309 gene encoding uncharacterized protein LOC104780309 isoform X1, whose protein sequence is MYCPNLTTSPTIPSYLPFCHSTRSIPSHFRSSDKNPNLVSIFRAKPTISHSLTCFASSSMETTQSSETKPFSVLFVCLGNICRSPAAEGVFRDMVKKRGLDSKFNIDSAGTIDYHEGNMADPRMRTAAKRRGIEITSLSRPIKASDFREFDLILAMDEQNKEDILQAYNVWKARGNFPPDADKKVPVVFFVFLLEFGTLSRRLSEHMSLIFQVKLMCSYCKKHNDKFVPDPYYGGAQGFEKVLDLLEDACESLLDSISV, encoded by the exons ATGTACTGTCCCAACCTCACCACTTCTCCAACAATCCCTTCCTATTTACCATTTTGCCACTCCACTCGCTCTATTCCTTCTCATTTCCGATCATCTGACAAAAACCCGAATCTTGTTTCCATCTTTCGAGCAAAACCCACAATCTCTCATTCCCTCACGTGCTTTGCATCATCTTCAATGGAGACGACGCAGAGCAGCGAAACGAAacctttctctgttctttttgTCTGTCTCGGAAACATCTGTCGGAGCCCAGCAGCTGAAGGTGTCTTTAGAGATATGGTGAAGAAGAGAGGTCTCGATTCCAAATTCAACATTGATTCCGCTGGAACCATTGATTATCACGAG GGGAATATGGCGGATCCGAGAATGAGAACTGCTGCGAAACGTCGTGGGATTGAGATAACGTCATTATCAAGACCGATTAAGGCATCTGATTTCAGGGAATTTGATCTCATTCTTGCAATGGATGAGCAGAACAAAG AGGACATATTGCAGGCTTATAATGTATGGAAAGCCAGAGGGAATTTCCCGCCCGATGCTGATAAAAAGGTACCTgtagtgttttttgtttttttgctggAATTTGGAACACTTTCTAGGCGGTTGTCAGAACATATGTCATTGATTTTTCAGGTTAAGCTAATGTGTTCGTATTGCAAGAAACACAATGACAAGTTTGTTCCTGATCCATACTACGGTGGAGCTCAAGGTTTTGAGAAG GTACTGGACTTGCTTGAAGATGCTTGTGAGTCTTTGCTGGACAGTATCAGCGTGTAA